In the genome of Paracoccus tegillarcae, one region contains:
- a CDS encoding COQ9 family protein, whose amino-acid sequence MENERDRLLDAALAHVPFDGMNDAALNAAADELGISRAMVRVHFPQGGASLAAAYHRKGDAALREWFEKTPPEGRYGEKVAQAVWQRLALVQPDMVRAGATLLSLPQHAGLGARLIWETADTIWNGLGDSSRDVNWYSKRATLSAVYGSAVLYWLGDDSEDKAATRAFIDRRIEDVMSFEKIKAQARKVPGVAAMVDLATGWMRAPEPRDLPGKTSEDK is encoded by the coding sequence ATGCGGCGCTGGCGCATGTGCCCTTTGACGGCATGAACGACGCCGCGCTGAATGCAGCAGCCGATGAGTTGGGAATCAGCCGCGCGATGGTGCGCGTGCATTTCCCGCAAGGTGGTGCCAGCCTCGCGGCGGCCTATCACCGCAAGGGCGATGCCGCGCTGCGCGAGTGGTTCGAAAAGACCCCGCCCGAGGGCCGCTATGGCGAAAAGGTCGCGCAGGCGGTCTGGCAACGGCTGGCGCTGGTCCAGCCCGATATGGTGCGCGCAGGCGCGACGCTGCTGTCCTTGCCGCAGCATGCCGGGCTGGGCGCCAGGCTGATCTGGGAAACAGCCGATACGATCTGGAACGGCTTGGGCGACAGCTCGCGCGATGTGAACTGGTATTCCAAGCGCGCCACGCTGTCGGCGGTTTACGGTTCCGCCGTGCTCTACTGGCTGGGCGACGATTCGGAGGACAAGGCCGCGACCCGCGCCTTCATTGACCGCCGTATCGAGGATGTTATGAGCTTCGAAAAGATCAAGGCGCAGGCCCGCAAGGTGCCGGGCGTCGCAGCCATGGTCGATCTGGCCACCGGTTGGATGCGCGCGCCCGAACCCCGTGACCTGCCCGGAAAGACCAGCGAGGACAAATGA